A single window of Castor canadensis chromosome 3, mCasCan1.hap1v2, whole genome shotgun sequence DNA harbors:
- the Klhdc1 gene encoding kelch domain-containing protein 1 isoform X2 produces the protein MADPQLFCVAEERSGHCAVVDGNFLYVWGGYVSIEDNEVYLPNDEIWTYDIDSGLWRMHLMEGELPTSMSGSCGACINGKLYVFGGYDDKGYSNRLYFVNLRTRDGTYVWEKISNFEGRPPTPRDKLSCWVYKDRLIYFGGYGCRRHNELQDCFDVHDASWEEQIFWGWHNDVHVFDTKTQTWFQPAIKGGVPPQPRAAHMCAVLGNKGYIFGGRVLQTRMNDLHYLNLDTWIWSGRIPINGESPKHRSWHTLTPIADDKLFLFGGLSADNIPLSDGWIHNIITNCWKQLIHLPNTRPRSCLDCIGKNAIILKSQISLLPPKLLQQVLKKITFWTAANHREEQRVQKEERENKCQWSSSD, from the exons TCTATTGAAGACAATGAAGTATATTTGCCTAATGATGAAATTTGGACCTATGATATTGATAGTGGGTTGTG GAGAATGCACCTAATGGAAGGAGAACTCCCTACCTCCATGTCAGGAAGCTGTGGTGCTTGCATTAATGGAAAGCTCTACGTTTTTGGAGGATATGATGACAAAGGATACAGCAATCGA ctttattttgttaatttacgAACAAGAGATGGAACCTATGTTTGGGAAAAAATCTCCAACTTTGAAGGACGACCACCCACGCCACGTGACAAACTTTCCTGCTGGGTGTATAAAGACCG attAATATATTTTGGTGGTTATGGGTGTAGGAGACACAATGAGCTTCAAGACTGTTTTGATGTTCATGATGCATCTTGG GAAGAACAGATATTCTGGGGATGGCATAATGATGTCCATGTATTTGACACAAAAACACAGACTTGGTTTCAACCAGCAATTAAA GGTGGAGTCCCACCACAGCCACGAGCCGCGCATATGTGTGCAGTTCTTGGAAATAAGGGTTATATCTTTGGTGGACGTGTTTTG caaactaGGATGAATGACTTGCACTATCTAAACTTAGATACCTGGATTTGGTCTGGAAG GATTCCTATTAATGGAGAAAGCCCAAAACATCGGTCATGGCATACTTTAACACCAATAGCTGATGATAAGCTTTTCCTATTTGGTGGCCTAAGTGCAGATAATATCCCATTAA GTGATGGTTGGATTCACAATATCATAACAAATTGTTGGAAACAACTTATTCATTTACCTAACACAAGACCCAG ATCATGCCTTGACTGTATTGGTAAAAATGctatcattttaaaaagtcaaatatcttTATTACCTCCTAAACTTCTGCAACAAGTActcaaaaaaataacattttggacTGCAGCTAATCACCGAGAAGAACAAAGagtccaaaaagaagaaagagaaaataagtgtCAGTGGAGCAGTAGCGACTGA
- the Klhdc1 gene encoding kelch domain-containing protein 1 isoform X1 has protein sequence MADPQLFCVAEERSGHCAVVDGNFLYVWGGYVSIEDNEVYLPNDEIWTYDIDSGLWRMHLMEGELPTSMSGSCGACINGKLYVFGGYDDKGYSNRLYFVNLRTRDGTYVWEKISNFEGRPPTPRDKLSCWVYKDRLIYFGGYGCRRHNELQDCFDVHDASWEEQIFWGWHNDVHVFDTKTQTWFQPAIKGGVPPQPRAAHMCAVLGNKGYIFGGRVLQTRMNDLHYLNLDTWIWSGRIPINGESPKHRSWHTLTPIADDKLFLFGGLSADNIPLSDGWIHNIITNCWKQLIHLPNTRPRLWHTACLGKENEVMVFGGSKDDLLSLDTGHCNDLLIFQTQPYSLLRSCLDCIGKNAIILKSQISLLPPKLLQQVLKKITFWTAANHREEQRVQKEERENKCQWSSSD, from the exons TCTATTGAAGACAATGAAGTATATTTGCCTAATGATGAAATTTGGACCTATGATATTGATAGTGGGTTGTG GAGAATGCACCTAATGGAAGGAGAACTCCCTACCTCCATGTCAGGAAGCTGTGGTGCTTGCATTAATGGAAAGCTCTACGTTTTTGGAGGATATGATGACAAAGGATACAGCAATCGA ctttattttgttaatttacgAACAAGAGATGGAACCTATGTTTGGGAAAAAATCTCCAACTTTGAAGGACGACCACCCACGCCACGTGACAAACTTTCCTGCTGGGTGTATAAAGACCG attAATATATTTTGGTGGTTATGGGTGTAGGAGACACAATGAGCTTCAAGACTGTTTTGATGTTCATGATGCATCTTGG GAAGAACAGATATTCTGGGGATGGCATAATGATGTCCATGTATTTGACACAAAAACACAGACTTGGTTTCAACCAGCAATTAAA GGTGGAGTCCCACCACAGCCACGAGCCGCGCATATGTGTGCAGTTCTTGGAAATAAGGGTTATATCTTTGGTGGACGTGTTTTG caaactaGGATGAATGACTTGCACTATCTAAACTTAGATACCTGGATTTGGTCTGGAAG GATTCCTATTAATGGAGAAAGCCCAAAACATCGGTCATGGCATACTTTAACACCAATAGCTGATGATAAGCTTTTCCTATTTGGTGGCCTAAGTGCAGATAATATCCCATTAA GTGATGGTTGGATTCACAATATCATAACAAATTGTTGGAAACAACTTATTCATTTACCTAACACAAGACCCAG GTTATGGCACACAGCCTGTttgggaaaggaaaatgaagtaaTGGTATTTGGTGGGAGCAAAGATGATTTACTTTCCTTGGATACA gGTCACTGTAATGATTTGTTGATCTTTCAAACACAGCCTTATTCACTACTCAG ATCATGCCTTGACTGTATTGGTAAAAATGctatcattttaaaaagtcaaatatcttTATTACCTCCTAAACTTCTGCAACAAGTActcaaaaaaataacattttggacTGCAGCTAATCACCGAGAAGAACAAAGagtccaaaaagaagaaagagaaaataagtgtCAGTGGAGCAGTAGCGACTGA
- the Klhdc1 gene encoding kelch domain-containing protein 1 isoform X3, with translation MADPQLFCVAEERSGHCAVVDGNFLYVWGGYVSIEDNEVYLPNDEIWTYDIDSGLWRMHLMEGELPTSMSGSCGACINGKLYVFGGYDDKGYSNRLYFVNLRTRDGTYVWEKISNFEGRPPTPRDKLSCWVYKDRLIYFGGYGCRRHNELQDCFDVHDASWEEQIFWGWHNDVHVFDTKTQTWFQPAIKGGVPPQPRAAHMCAVLGNKGYIFGGRVLQTRMNDLHYLNLDTWIWSGRIPINGESPKHRSWHTLTPIADDKLFLFGGLSADNIPLSDGWIHNIITNCWKQLIHLPNTRPRLWHTACLGKENEVMVFGGSKDDLLSLDTIMP, from the exons TCTATTGAAGACAATGAAGTATATTTGCCTAATGATGAAATTTGGACCTATGATATTGATAGTGGGTTGTG GAGAATGCACCTAATGGAAGGAGAACTCCCTACCTCCATGTCAGGAAGCTGTGGTGCTTGCATTAATGGAAAGCTCTACGTTTTTGGAGGATATGATGACAAAGGATACAGCAATCGA ctttattttgttaatttacgAACAAGAGATGGAACCTATGTTTGGGAAAAAATCTCCAACTTTGAAGGACGACCACCCACGCCACGTGACAAACTTTCCTGCTGGGTGTATAAAGACCG attAATATATTTTGGTGGTTATGGGTGTAGGAGACACAATGAGCTTCAAGACTGTTTTGATGTTCATGATGCATCTTGG GAAGAACAGATATTCTGGGGATGGCATAATGATGTCCATGTATTTGACACAAAAACACAGACTTGGTTTCAACCAGCAATTAAA GGTGGAGTCCCACCACAGCCACGAGCCGCGCATATGTGTGCAGTTCTTGGAAATAAGGGTTATATCTTTGGTGGACGTGTTTTG caaactaGGATGAATGACTTGCACTATCTAAACTTAGATACCTGGATTTGGTCTGGAAG GATTCCTATTAATGGAGAAAGCCCAAAACATCGGTCATGGCATACTTTAACACCAATAGCTGATGATAAGCTTTTCCTATTTGGTGGCCTAAGTGCAGATAATATCCCATTAA GTGATGGTTGGATTCACAATATCATAACAAATTGTTGGAAACAACTTATTCATTTACCTAACACAAGACCCAG GTTATGGCACACAGCCTGTttgggaaaggaaaatgaagtaaTGGTATTTGGTGGGAGCAAAGATGATTTACTTTCCTTGGATACA ATCATGCCTTGA